One Paracoccaceae bacterium genomic region harbors:
- a CDS encoding sarcosine oxidase subunit gamma — MADLIATAPLDAAPLDKGGVTLALVDPGPVTCLALYPGASADIWLSPLDLPFPAPNRVSAAGDLRLVWTGRDQAHLVGAVPPPGGEGAAAITDQSDGWVCLSLTGAEAGAVLARLVALDLREAAFPPGTAARSALNHMPLILWRESDGFRLMTFRSMARTAWHELAEAMARVAARAALPR; from the coding sequence GTGGCTGACCTGATCGCAACCGCGCCGCTGGATGCGGCACCGCTGGACAAGGGCGGCGTGACCCTTGCCCTGGTGGACCCCGGACCGGTGACCTGCCTTGCGCTCTATCCCGGGGCTTCGGCCGACATCTGGCTGTCGCCGCTGGACCTGCCGTTTCCGGCGCCGAACCGCGTGTCGGCGGCGGGCGATCTGCGGCTGGTCTGGACCGGACGCGATCAGGCCCATCTGGTGGGGGCGGTTCCCCCGCCGGGCGGCGAGGGCGCGGCGGCGATCACCGACCAGTCCGACGGCTGGGTCTGCCTGTCGCTGACCGGGGCGGAGGCCGGGGCGGTGCTGGCGCGGCTGGTGGCGCTCGATCTGCGCGAGGCGGCGTTTCCGCCCGGCACTGCGGCGCGGTCGGCGCTGAACCACATGCCGCTGATCCTGTGGCGCGAAAGCGACGGGTTCCGGCTGATGACGTTCCGGTCGATGGCGCGCACCGCCTGGCACGAACTGGCCGAGGCGATGGCCCGCGTGGCGGCGCGGGCGGCGCTGCCGCGATGA
- a CDS encoding sarcosine oxidase subunit alpha family protein produces MRLEGRGLIDRTRSLPFTFDGRAYSGFAGDTVASALMAAGVRVLGRSFKYHRPRGVMTAGPEEPNALVAVLEDGQQTPNVRATVQELYAGLAVRSQNRWPSLGFDVMEVNDLLHPFLGAGFYYKTFMWPRRLWEGLYEPVIRRAAGLGSLSGRHDTAPYEKCWAFCDLLVIGAGPAGLMAALVAARAGADVILAEQDTMAGGRLLADAGMIDGRPGSEWAAAVAAELAAMPNVRVMTRTTVTGAYDHGTWGALERSGLHVAPGGDLPRECFWRIVAGQAVLAAGALERPVAHPGNDRPGVMLAGAVRAYVNRWAVSPGRRVAVFGGDDARATADVLRSAGVEVAAIIDPRPDAARDADAPVYPGGRVVATQGRTGLRSVTIAHPGGEHRIEADCLAISGGWNPTVHLSSHLGARPVWRDDIAAFVPAPGGVPGMTPAGSCNGAGSTAACLAEGAAAAGVALAALGRKVPKVPLPAAEDAAAAVTPLWAVEGRGRAWVDFANDVTVKDIRLSAQEGFAANEHMKRYTTQGMAPDQGKSSNVVALAVLAEATGRGIPETGTTTFRPPFAPVSIAAMGAGGRAEGFAPQRFVTSDQASRDRGAPMIEAGLWYRPSYFPRSGETTWRDACDREVAMVRGAVGVTDVSTLGKIDLKGRDAGRFLDFVYTNTFSTLPVGRVRYGLMLREDGFVMDDGTTARLADDHWLMTTTTAAAGQVMRHLDFVHQAFCPEFHLRFSSVTEHWAQFAVAGPRARDLLASLGIAEVPGFMGVIPVTVMGVAGRLFRISFSGEEGYEIAVPARFGAGLFRDLVARAETLGGGAYGMEALNVLRIEKGFITHAEIHGRTTAFDIGMQGMVSARKDCIGKAASQRPGLSGADREQLVGLRPVPDAAIVAGAHLFTPGDAAVRQNDQGYVTSVCYSPTLGGWLGLGFLRDGRARLGRPVRLVDHLRGIDVMCEVVHPVFHDPDGGKMRG; encoded by the coding sequence ATGCGGCTTGAGGGGCGGGGCCTGATCGACCGCACGCGCAGCCTGCCCTTCACCTTCGACGGGCGGGCCTATTCCGGCTTTGCGGGCGACACCGTCGCCTCGGCGCTGATGGCCGCCGGGGTGCGGGTTCTCGGGCGCAGTTTCAAGTATCACCGCCCCCGCGGCGTGATGACGGCCGGACCGGAGGAGCCGAATGCCCTGGTCGCGGTGCTGGAGGATGGGCAACAGACACCCAACGTGCGGGCCACGGTGCAGGAGCTTTACGCGGGGCTGGCGGTGCGCAGCCAGAACCGCTGGCCCAGCCTCGGCTTCGACGTGATGGAGGTGAACGATCTGCTGCACCCGTTCCTGGGTGCGGGGTTCTACTACAAGACCTTCATGTGGCCGCGCCGCCTGTGGGAAGGGCTGTACGAACCGGTGATCCGGCGGGCGGCCGGCCTGGGCAGCCTGTCCGGGCGCCATGACACCGCCCCCTATGAAAAGTGCTGGGCGTTCTGCGACCTTCTGGTGATCGGGGCGGGCCCGGCCGGGCTGATGGCGGCGCTGGTCGCGGCGCGGGCCGGGGCCGACGTCATCCTGGCCGAGCAGGACACGATGGCGGGCGGGCGGCTGCTGGCCGATGCCGGGATGATCGACGGGCGGCCCGGGTCCGAATGGGCGGCGGCGGTGGCGGCGGAACTGGCCGCCATGCCGAATGTCCGGGTGATGACGCGGACCACGGTGACCGGGGCCTATGACCACGGCACCTGGGGGGCGCTGGAACGGTCGGGCCTGCATGTGGCGCCGGGCGGCGACCTGCCGCGCGAATGCTTCTGGCGCATCGTTGCGGGCCAGGCGGTGCTGGCCGCGGGCGCGCTGGAACGTCCGGTCGCGCATCCGGGGAACGACCGGCCCGGGGTGATGCTGGCCGGTGCCGTGCGGGCCTATGTGAACCGCTGGGCGGTCAGCCCCGGCAGGCGGGTCGCGGTGTTCGGCGGCGATGACGCACGGGCGACGGCGGATGTGCTGCGATCCGCCGGGGTCGAGGTGGCAGCCATCATCGACCCCCGCCCCGATGCCGCGCGCGATGCCGATGCGCCGGTCTATCCGGGCGGCCGGGTGGTGGCCACGCAGGGGCGCACGGGCCTGCGTTCCGTCACCATCGCGCATCCCGGGGGCGAGCACCGGATCGAAGCCGACTGCCTGGCGATCTCGGGCGGCTGGAACCCCACCGTCCACCTGTCCAGCCACCTGGGCGCGCGGCCGGTCTGGCGCGACGACATCGCGGCCTTCGTGCCCGCGCCGGGCGGCGTGCCGGGGATGACGCCGGCCGGTTCCTGCAATGGCGCCGGGTCCACCGCCGCCTGTCTGGCCGAGGGGGCCGCGGCCGCCGGTGTCGCGCTGGCCGCCCTGGGCCGCAAGGTGCCGAAGGTGCCGCTGCCCGCCGCCGAGGACGCCGCGGCGGCCGTGACGCCGCTCTGGGCGGTCGAGGGCAGGGGGCGGGCCTGGGTCGACTTTGCCAATGACGTGACGGTCAAGGACATCCGGCTGTCGGCGCAGGAAGGCTTTGCCGCCAACGAGCACATGAAGCGCTACACCACGCAGGGCATGGCCCCCGACCAGGGCAAGTCATCCAACGTGGTGGCGCTGGCCGTGCTGGCCGAGGCCACGGGGCGCGGCATTCCGGAAACCGGCACCACCACCTTCCGCCCGCCGTTTGCGCCCGTGTCGATTGCCGCCATGGGGGCCGGGGGCAGGGCCGAGGGGTTCGCGCCGCAGCGCTTTGTCACCAGCGACCAGGCCAGCCGTGACCGGGGCGCACCGATGATCGAGGCGGGGCTGTGGTATCGCCCGTCCTACTTCCCCCGCAGCGGCGAGACGACCTGGCGCGACGCATGCGACCGCGAGGTCGCGATGGTGCGCGGCGCAGTGGGCGTGACGGATGTGTCGACGCTGGGCAAGATCGACCTCAAGGGCCGCGATGCCGGGCGGTTCCTCGATTTCGTCTATACCAACACCTTCTCGACGCTGCCGGTCGGGCGCGTGCGCTATGGCCTGATGCTGCGCGAGGATGGTTTTGTCATGGATGACGGGACCACCGCGCGGCTGGCGGATGATCACTGGCTGATGACCACGACCACGGCTGCCGCCGGCCAGGTGATGCGGCATCTGGATTTCGTGCACCAGGCATTCTGCCCGGAATTCCACCTGCGGTTTTCCAGCGTCACCGAACACTGGGCACAGTTCGCGGTGGCGGGGCCGCGCGCGCGCGACCTGCTGGCCTCGCTGGGCATCGCCGAGGTGCCGGGGTTCATGGGGGTGATCCCGGTCACGGTGATGGGGGTGGCGGGGCGCCTGTTCCGCATCTCGTTCTCGGGCGAGGAGGGATACGAGATCGCGGTGCCCGCGCGGTTCGGCGCGGGCCTGTTCCGTGACCTGGTGGCACGGGCCGAGACGCTGGGCGGCGGCGCCTACGGGATGGAGGCGCTGAACGTCCTCCGGATCGAGAAGGGGTTCATCACCCATGCCGAGATCCACGGCCGCACCACGGCCTTCGACATCGGGATGCAGGGCATGGTCAGCGCCCGGAAGGACTGCATCGGCAAGGCCGCATCGCAGCGCCCGGGGCTGAGCGGAGCCGACCGCGAGCAACTGGTGGGGCTGCGGCCCGTGCCGGATGCGGCGATCGTGGCCGGTGCGCATCTGTTCACGCCCGGCGATGCGGCGGTGCGCCAGAACGATCAGGGCTATGTCACGTCGGTCTGCTATTCGCCCACGCTGGGGGGCTGGCTGGGCCTCGGGTTCCTGCGCGACGGGCGGGCGCGTCTGGGCAGGCCGGTGCGGCTGGTCGATCATCTGCGCGGTATCGACGTGATGTGCGAGGTGGTGCATCCGGTGTTCCACGATCCGGACGGGGGGAAGATGCGTGGCTGA
- a CDS encoding sarcosine oxidase subunit delta, with amino-acid sequence MRLTCPLCGPRDRREFYYYGADDWLARPAADAAPDAWHDYVHLRDNPAGPTVDLWYHEQGCGQWLRVRRDTVTHAVHAVDLVMPAVPARGGDAPPPARAKRKTKGDGDAA; translated from the coding sequence ATGCGACTGACCTGCCCCCTTTGCGGCCCGCGCGACCGGCGCGAGTTCTACTACTACGGGGCCGACGACTGGCTGGCCCGGCCCGCGGCCGATGCGGCGCCCGATGCCTGGCACGACTATGTCCACCTGCGCGACAACCCGGCGGGGCCGACCGTGGACCTGTGGTATCACGAGCAGGGCTGCGGCCAGTGGCTGCGGGTGCGGCGCGATACGGTGACCCATGCGGTGCATGCGGTCGACCTGGTGATGCCCGCGGTTCCGGCGCGGGGCGGCGATGCGCCGCCGCCGGCCCGGGCGAAACGCAAGACGAAGGGAGACGGCGATGCGGCTTGA
- a CDS encoding sarcosine oxidase subunit beta family protein: MRYSGARVIWEGLTGNRGWRPAWRDPAPKPAYDAIIIGGGGHGLSTAYYLAKNHGLTNVAVLEKGLLGQGNIGRNTTIVRANYFLPGNSEFYSHSLKLWEGLESDLNYNVMHSQRGLINLFHSDGQRDAFARRGNAMINQGDDAILLDREGVRERLPYLDFEQTRFPIYGGLLHPRGGTARHDAVAWGYARGADRRGVDLIQNCEVTGIDIEDGRVTGVQTTRGAIRARKVGIVVAGRSGQVAAMAGMRLPIESHILQAFVTEGLKPVIDHVVSFGMGHFYISQSDKGGLVFGGDLDFYASYAARGNLPMVEHVMEAGMTLMPMIGRAKVLRSWGGIMDMSPDGSPIIDKTHVEGLYLDCGWNYGGFKAVPASGWCMAHLMATGEPHEVARRFRLDRFATGHVIDEEGTGSQHNLH, translated from the coding sequence ATGCGGTATTCGGGCGCGCGGGTGATCTGGGAAGGGCTGACGGGCAACCGTGGCTGGCGCCCGGCCTGGCGCGATCCGGCGCCGAAGCCCGCCTATGACGCGATCATCATCGGGGGTGGCGGCCACGGGCTTTCCACCGCCTACTACCTGGCCAAGAACCACGGCCTGACCAATGTGGCCGTGCTGGAGAAGGGCCTGCTGGGGCAGGGCAACATCGGGCGCAACACCACCATCGTGCGCGCCAACTACTTCCTGCCGGGCAACAGCGAATTCTACAGCCATTCCCTGAAGCTGTGGGAGGGGCTGGAGTCCGACCTGAACTACAACGTGATGCACAGCCAGCGCGGGCTGATCAACCTGTTCCATTCGGACGGCCAGCGCGACGCCTTTGCCCGGCGCGGCAATGCCATGATCAACCAGGGCGACGATGCGATCCTGCTGGACCGCGAGGGCGTGCGCGAGCGCCTGCCCTATCTGGACTTCGAGCAGACCCGCTTTCCGATCTACGGCGGCCTGCTGCACCCGCGCGGCGGCACGGCGCGGCATGACGCGGTGGCCTGGGGCTATGCCCGTGGTGCCGACCGGCGCGGGGTCGACCTGATCCAGAACTGCGAGGTCACCGGGATCGACATCGAGGATGGCCGCGTTACCGGCGTGCAGACGACGCGCGGGGCGATCCGGGCGCGCAAGGTGGGGATCGTGGTGGCTGGCCGGTCGGGGCAGGTGGCGGCGATGGCCGGAATGCGCCTGCCGATCGAGAGCCACATCCTGCAGGCCTTTGTCACCGAGGGGCTGAAACCCGTGATCGACCATGTGGTCAGCTTCGGGATGGGGCATTTCTATATCAGCCAGTCCGACAAGGGCGGGCTGGTGTTCGGCGGCGACCTTGATTTCTATGCCTCCTACGCGGCGCGCGGGAACCTGCCGATGGTCGAGCATGTGATGGAGGCGGGCATGACGCTGATGCCGATGATCGGGCGGGCCAAGGTGCTGCGGTCCTGGGGCGGGATCATGGACATGTCGCCGGACGGCAGCCCGATCATCGACAAGACCCATGTCGAGGGTCTGTATCTGGACTGCGGCTGGAACTACGGGGGGTTCAAGGCGGTGCCCGCCTCGGGCTGGTGCATGGCGCACCTGATGGCCACGGGCGAGCCGCATGAGGTTGCCCGACGGTTCCGGCTGGACCGTTTCGCCACCGGCCACGTGATCGACGAAGAAGGCACCGGCAGCCAGCACAACCTGCACTAG
- the msrB gene encoding peptide-methionine (R)-S-oxide reductase MsrB — protein sequence MHRRTLFGTALAAIAAAALPRRIVAAPFEITMTDAQWRARLSPARYAVLREHATERAFSNSLMGESSPLLHESRPGTYDCAGCGLPVYDAATKYDSGTGWPSFRAAIPGAVGTREDRSLFALRTEVHCRRCGGHLGHVFDDGPPPTGKRHCINGLALGFTPA from the coding sequence ATGCATCGCCGCACCCTCTTCGGCACCGCCCTCGCCGCCATCGCCGCCGCCGCACTGCCCCGCCGCATCGTCGCCGCGCCCTTCGAGATCACGATGACCGACGCGCAGTGGCGCGCGCGGCTTTCGCCCGCCCGCTACGCCGTGCTGCGCGAACACGCCACCGAGCGTGCCTTCTCGAACAGCCTGATGGGCGAATCCTCGCCCCTGCTGCACGAATCCCGCCCCGGCACCTACGATTGCGCGGGCTGCGGCCTGCCGGTCTATGACGCCGCCACGAAATACGACAGCGGCACCGGCTGGCCCTCGTTCCGGGCCGCGATCCCCGGGGCCGTGGGCACCCGCGAGGACCGCAGCCTGTTCGCCCTGCGGACCGAGGTGCATTGCCGCCGCTGCGGCGGGCATCTGGGCCATGTCTTCGACGATGGCCCGCCCCCCACCGGCAAGCGGCACTGCATCAACGGCCTCGCGCTGGGGTTCACCCCGGCGTGA
- a CDS encoding Glu/Leu/Phe/Val dehydrogenase, producing MQPAAHVGEPSFRQSVDLMFNRAVRLMDLPPGLEEKIRVCNSTYTVRFGVRLRGKIETFTGYRSVHSEHMEPVKGGIRYALSVNQDEVEALAALMTYKCALVETPFGGSKGGLCIDPRQWDAHELEAITRRFAYELIKRDLIHPAQNVPAPDMGTGEREMAWIADQYMRMNTTDINGRACVTGKPPHAGGIQGRVEATGRGVQYALREFFRFPEDVAKTGLSGGLEGKRVIVQGLGNVGYHAAKFLSEEDGCLITAVIERDGAVVDPRGVRIEDLKAWIARHGTVKGYPEADFVPNGAVILEQDCDILIPAAMEGVIHRGNAAAIKAPLIVEAANGPVTFGADEILRQKGCVIIPDMYANAGGVTVSYFEWVKNLSHIRFGRMQRRAEEARSRLIVEELERLSADKGLGWTLSPDFKHKFLTGSDELALVRSGLDDTMRTAYQAMREVWHGRPDVEDLRVAAYVVSISRVASTYQSKGL from the coding sequence ATGCAGCCAGCCGCCCATGTGGGGGAGCCGAGTTTCCGCCAGTCCGTCGATCTGATGTTCAACCGGGCGGTGCGCCTGATGGACCTGCCGCCGGGCCTGGAGGAGAAGATCCGCGTCTGCAACTCCACCTATACCGTGCGCTTCGGCGTGCGGCTGCGCGGCAAGATCGAGACCTTCACGGGCTATCGCTCGGTGCATTCGGAACACATGGAGCCGGTCAAGGGCGGCATCCGCTATGCGCTGTCGGTCAACCAGGACGAGGTCGAGGCGCTGGCGGCGCTGATGACCTACAAGTGCGCTCTGGTGGAAACGCCCTTCGGCGGGTCGAAGGGCGGGCTGTGCATCGACCCCCGCCAGTGGGACGCGCACGAGCTGGAGGCGATCACCCGGCGCTTTGCCTACGAGCTGATCAAGCGCGACCTGATCCACCCGGCGCAGAACGTGCCCGCCCCCGACATGGGCACCGGCGAGCGCGAGATGGCCTGGATCGCCGACCAGTACATGCGGATGAACACCACCGACATCAACGGCCGCGCCTGCGTGACCGGCAAGCCGCCGCATGCGGGCGGCATCCAGGGCCGGGTCGAGGCGACGGGGCGGGGCGTGCAATACGCGCTGCGCGAGTTCTTCCGCTTTCCCGAGGACGTGGCCAAGACCGGCCTGTCCGGCGGGCTGGAGGGCAAGCGGGTGATCGTGCAGGGCCTGGGCAACGTGGGCTATCACGCGGCCAAGTTCCTGAGCGAGGAGGACGGCTGCCTGATCACCGCGGTGATCGAGCGCGACGGCGCGGTGGTGGACCCGCGCGGTGTCAGGATCGAGGACCTGAAGGCCTGGATCGCCCGCCACGGCACCGTCAAGGGCTATCCCGAGGCGGATTTCGTGCCGAACGGCGCGGTGATCCTGGAACAGGACTGCGACATCCTGATCCCGGCGGCGATGGAGGGGGTGATCCATCGCGGCAACGCGGCGGCGATCAAGGCGCCGCTGATCGTCGAGGCGGCCAACGGCCCGGTGACCTTCGGCGCCGACGAGATCCTGCGGCAGAAGGGCTGCGTGATCATCCCCGACATGTACGCCAACGCCGGCGGGGTGACCGTGTCCTATTTCGAATGGGTCAAGAACCTGTCGCACATCCGGTTCGGCCGGATGCAGCGGCGGGCCGAGGAGGCGCGGTCGCGGCTGATCGTGGAGGAGCTGGAGCGGCTGTCGGCAGACAAGGGGCTGGGATGGACGCTGTCGCCCGACTTCAAGCACAAGTTCCTGACCGGGTCGGACGAGCTGGCGCTGGTGCGGTCGGGGCTGGATGACACGATGCGCACCGCCTATCAGGCGATGCGCGAGGTGTGGCACGGCCGCCCGGACGTCGAGGACCTGCGGGTGGCGGCCTATGTCGTGTCGATCAGCCGCGTGGCCTCGACCTACCAGTCGAAGGGCCTTTAG
- a CDS encoding pilus assembly protein — translation MRRMLARFKRREDGGAMVELVIVMPVMMLVFMAAFESGMYMTRQIMLERGVDLTIRDLRLGALDVSAANGHDVLKTAICDRTPFLRDCDSTIRIELRPVSTTTWNLPTDSTTCFDRDEELNPSLRPNPGVENQLMLVRVCVIQDAIFPGANIGSGIVRDTQGGYALVTVASFVNEP, via the coding sequence CTGCGCCGGATGCTCGCCCGCTTCAAGCGGCGCGAGGACGGGGGGGCCATGGTCGAACTGGTCATCGTCATGCCGGTGATGATGCTGGTGTTCATGGCTGCCTTCGAAAGCGGCATGTACATGACCCGGCAGATCATGCTGGAACGCGGCGTCGACCTGACCATCCGCGACCTGCGGCTGGGCGCGCTCGACGTCAGCGCCGCCAACGGCCACGACGTGCTCAAGACCGCGATCTGCGACCGCACCCCGTTCCTGCGCGACTGCGACAGCACGATCCGCATCGAACTGCGCCCGGTCAGCACGACCACCTGGAACCTGCCCACCGACTCCACCACCTGCTTCGACCGCGACGAGGAACTGAACCCCTCGCTGCGCCCGAACCCGGGCGTCGAGAACCAGCTGATGCTCGTCCGCGTCTGCGTGATCCAGGATGCGATCTTCCCCGGCGCCAACATCGGCTCCGGCATCGTGCGCGACACCCAGGGCGGCTATGCGCTGGTCACCGTCGCGTCCTTCGTGAACGAACCGTAA
- a CDS encoding pirin family protein, producing MSIRPVLDQSAARPTMEGAGVHLHRAFGFGAPELSDPFLLFDDFRNDNPRDYLRGFPWHPHRGIETITYVLAGTVEHGDSLGNRGSLAGGDVQWMTAGSGILHQEMPKGNARGQMHGFQLWANLPSSLKMTAPRYQDVKGADIPEIVDDDGTRVKVIVGSFWGRTGPVDGIAADPQYLDIFVPAGRRRTFRLDRWRRAFAYVFEGAGNFRDAAAPEGVLLEKEVAGHEVNIRDLSGDRTLVRFGTGDEVTVTAGPQGIRFLLISGQPLQEPVAWHGPIVMNTKAEIEQAMRDLRNGTFIRPAH from the coding sequence ATGTCGATCCGTCCCGTTCTCGACCAGTCCGCCGCGCGCCCGACGATGGAGGGCGCGGGCGTCCACCTGCACCGCGCCTTCGGCTTCGGTGCGCCGGAACTCTCCGACCCCTTCCTGCTGTTCGACGATTTCCGCAACGACAACCCGCGCGACTACCTGCGCGGCTTTCCCTGGCACCCGCACCGCGGGATCGAGACCATCACCTATGTCCTTGCGGGCACCGTCGAACACGGCGACAGCCTGGGCAACCGCGGCTCGCTTGCGGGCGGCGACGTGCAATGGATGACCGCCGGTTCCGGCATCCTGCACCAGGAAATGCCCAAGGGAAACGCACGCGGCCAGATGCACGGCTTCCAGCTCTGGGCCAACCTGCCCTCCAGCCTCAAGATGACCGCGCCGCGCTACCAGGACGTCAAGGGCGCCGACATCCCCGAAATCGTCGATGATGACGGCACCCGCGTGAAGGTCATCGTGGGCTCGTTCTGGGGCAGGACGGGGCCGGTCGACGGCATCGCCGCCGATCCGCAGTATCTCGACATCTTCGTGCCCGCCGGGCGCCGCCGCACCTTCAGGCTCGACCGCTGGCGCCGCGCCTTCGCCTATGTGTTCGAGGGGGCGGGCAACTTCCGCGACGCCGCCGCACCCGAGGGCGTGCTTCTGGAAAAGGAGGTCGCCGGCCACGAGGTCAACATCCGCGACCTGTCGGGCGACCGCACGCTGGTGCGCTTCGGCACCGGCGACGAGGTCACGGTGACGGCCGGACCGCAGGGCATCCGCTTCCTGCTGATCTCGGGCCAGCCGCTGCAGGAACCGGTGGCCTGGCACGGACCCATCGTGATGAACACCAAGGCCGAGATCGAACAGGCGATGCGCGACCTGCGCAACGGCACCTTCATCAGGCCCGCCCACTGA
- a CDS encoding TetR family transcriptional regulator: MARKTGSHSDITGPRVRAAALRLIARHGYAAVTMRQIAAEVGVQAGALYLYTSDKQALLADLMQGHMADLADALAALPPLADPVARLEQFARFHVGFHLDRPEAVFVAYMELRSLTPENFAPIEAARRAYEDRLEAILRDGRAAGVLAVPDTKLAAMALISMLTGVTQWYREGGRRTRGEVVAIYAAMALRAAGVQAVGDAASS, from the coding sequence ATGGCCCGAAAGACCGGATCGCATTCCGACATCACCGGCCCGCGTGTCCGTGCGGCGGCGCTGCGGCTGATCGCGCGGCACGGGTATGCCGCCGTCACGATGCGCCAGATTGCCGCCGAGGTCGGTGTGCAGGCCGGGGCGCTGTATCTTTATACCTCTGACAAGCAAGCACTTCTTGCCGATCTGATGCAGGGCCACATGGCCGATCTGGCCGACGCGCTGGCGGCACTGCCGCCGCTGGCCGACCCGGTGGCGCGGCTGGAGCAGTTCGCGCGGTTCCATGTGGGGTTTCACCTGGACCGGCCCGAGGCGGTGTTCGTGGCCTACATGGAGTTGCGCAGCCTGACGCCCGAGAACTTTGCACCGATCGAGGCGGCGCGGCGGGCCTATGAGGACCGGCTGGAGGCGATCCTGCGCGACGGGCGGGCGGCGGGTGTCCTTGCGGTGCCGGATACCAAGCTGGCGGCGATGGCGCTGATCTCGATGCTGACCGGGGTGACGCAGTGGTACCGCGAGGGCGGGCGGCGGACGCGGGGCGAGGTGGTGGCCATCTATGCGGCGATGGCGCTTCGCGCGGCGGGTGTGCAAGCCGTTGGGGACGCTGCATCAAGCTGA
- a CDS encoding homoserine dehydrogenase, whose amino-acid sequence MPAPLRLGLAGLGTVGIGVVRIVQAHAALIAARAGRPIEIVAVSARDRTKNRDADLSGYAWEDDPVALARRPDIDVFVEVMGGHEGPAKTATEAAIAAGRDVVTANKALLAHHGHALALAAESAGREIRFEAAVAGGIPVIKALTEGLAGNAMRRVMGVMNGTCNYILTRMQSAGLPYDTVFEEARQLGYLEADPNLDVGGIDAGHKLSLLAAIAFGTQVSFDAVELEGIGAISIDDIRRAADMGYRIKLLGVAQLTGRGLEQRMTPCLVPADSPLGQLQGGTNMVVLEGDSVGQIVLRGPGAGSGPTASAVMSDVIDLARGLRLPTFGQPAETLAKPVAAVVATPAAWYLRMTLVDKPGALAKIATALGEAGISIDRMRQYGHEGPNAPVLIVTHKATRDDVAHAMGLFAATGVLVGAPVALRIEEV is encoded by the coding sequence ATGCCCGCCCCCCTGCGTCTCGGCCTCGCCGGTCTCGGCACGGTGGGCATCGGCGTCGTCCGCATCGTGCAGGCCCATGCCGCGCTGATCGCCGCCCGGGCCGGGCGCCCGATCGAGATCGTGGCGGTAAGCGCCCGCGACCGCACGAAAAACCGCGATGCCGACCTCTCTGGCTACGCATGGGAGGATGACCCCGTCGCGCTGGCCCGCCGCCCCGACATCGACGTCTTCGTCGAGGTGATGGGCGGCCACGAGGGCCCGGCGAAGACCGCGACCGAGGCCGCCATCGCCGCCGGGCGCGACGTGGTGACGGCGAACAAGGCGCTGCTGGCCCATCACGGCCATGCCCTTGCGCTGGCGGCCGAATCCGCCGGGCGCGAGATCCGGTTCGAAGCCGCGGTGGCCGGCGGCATCCCGGTGATCAAGGCCCTGACCGAGGGGCTCGCGGGCAACGCCATGCGCCGCGTCATGGGCGTGATGAACGGCACCTGCAACTACATCCTGACCCGCATGCAGTCCGCCGGACTGCCCTATGACACGGTGTTCGAGGAGGCCCGCCAGCTCGGCTACCTCGAGGCCGACCCCAACCTCGACGTGGGCGGCATCGACGCCGGCCACAAGCTGTCGCTGCTGGCCGCCATTGCCTTCGGCACGCAGGTCAGCTTTGACGCGGTGGAACTGGAAGGCATCGGCGCGATCTCGATCGACGACATCCGCCGCGCCGCCGACATGGGCTATCGCATCAAGCTGCTGGGCGTGGCGCAGCTGACCGGGCGGGGCCTGGAACAGCGCATGACACCCTGCCTCGTCCCCGCCGACAGCCCGCTGGGGCAGTTGCAGGGCGGCACCAACATGGTGGTGCTGGAAGGCGACAGCGTCGGCCAGATCGTGCTGCGCGGGCCGGGTGCGGGGTCAGGCCCCACCGCAAGTGCGGTGATGTCGGACGTGATCGACCTCGCCCGCGGGCTGCGCCTGCCCACCTTCGGACAACCCGCTGAAACGCTTGCCAAACCCGTGGCTGCCGTTGTCGCCACCCCTGCCGCCTGGTATCTGCGCATGACGCTGGTCGACAAGCCCGGCGCACTTGCCAAGATCGCCACCGCGCTGGGCGAGGCGGGAATCTCGATCGACCGGATGCGGCAGTATGGCCACGAGGGCCCGAACGCCCCCGTACTTATCGTCACCCACAAGGCCACGCGCGACGACGTCGCCCATGCCATGGGCCTGTTTGCCGCCACAGGGGTGCTTGTCGGCGCCCCGGTCGCCCTGCGAATCGAAGAGGTCTGA